A genomic region of Haliaeetus albicilla chromosome 8, bHalAlb1.1, whole genome shotgun sequence contains the following coding sequences:
- the EEIG2 gene encoding EEIG family member 2 isoform X2 — protein sequence MGAERGGRRGGELPRGAERAWGRPPASPRPMAFIVMKKKKFKFRVELELEELSSVPFVNGILFCKVRLLDGGSFSGESSREVVQANCVRWKKKFLFMCKISASATTGILDTCICRVSVRKELKGGKAYAKLGFADLNLAEFAGSGNTTRRCLLEGYDTKKTRQDNSILKVLINMQLMSGDPCFKTPPSTAMSIAIVGEPESLHEDRKGGENLKVVHLGMADVSSKSASVPDELGACGHSRTSSYASQQSKLSGYSTCHSRSSSLSELCHRRNTSVGSTSIGIGSILEPCEETKPKVTEANIDTSVKDVPEKLCRHPVKQDSVESQLKRVDATRVDADDIVEKILQSQDFSLDSSAEEEGLRLFVGPGGSTSFGSHHLPNRVGSGAYEQVVIKR from the exons atgggagcggagcggggcggtCGGCGCGGAGGGGAGCTGCCGCGCGGCGCTGAGCGGGCGtgggggcggccgccggcgAGCCCCCGGCCCATGGCCTTCAtcgtgatgaagaagaagaagttCAAGTTCCGcgtggagctggagctggaggagctctCCTCCGTGCCCTTCGTCAACGGCATCCTCTTCTGCAAGGTGCGGCTGCTGGACGGGGGCAGCTTCAGCGGAGAGTCCTCCCG GGAGGTAGTACAGGCAAACTGTGTCCGCTGGAAGAAAAAGTTCTTATTTATGTGTAAAATCAGTGCCAGTGCCACAACGGGAATTCTGGATACTTGCATTTGCAGGGTGTCTGTACGGAAG gagTTAAAAGGAGGAAAGGCATATGCAAAG CTGGGATTTGCAGATTTAAATCTAGCAGAGTTTGCTGGATCAGGAAATACCACTCGTCGCTGTTTACTGGAAGGTTATGATACCAAAAAAACAAGACAGGATAACTCCATTCTCAAA GTTTTGATCAACATGCAGCTAATGTCTGGAGACCCATGCTTTAAAAC GCCTCCTTCCACAGCAATGTCTATAGCAATTGTTGGAGAACCAGAATCTTTGCATGAAGACAGGAAAGGTGGAGAAAACTTAAAAGTAGTACATCTGGGCATGGCAG ATGTCTCATCAAAGAGTGCTTCAGTCCCAGATGAACTTGGTGCATGTGGACATTCCAGGACATCAAGCTATGCAAGTCAGCAGTCAAAACTGTCAG GATATAGCACATGTCACTCTAGATCATCCAGCCTGTCTGAACTCTGCCACAGGAGAAACACCTCGGTGGGTAGTACCTCAATAGGAATTGGAAGCATTCTAGAGCCATGTGAAGAGACTAAGCCAAAAGTAACTGAAGCTAATATTGATACATCTGTTAAAGATGTACCAGAAAAACTCTGCAG ACATCCTGTAAAGCAAGACTCTGTGGAGTCACAGCTGAAGAGAGTTGATGCTACCAGAGTTGATGCTGATGATATAGTTGAAAAAATACTCCAGAGTCAAGACTTCAGTTTAGACTCAAGTGCAGAAG AAGAAGGTTTAAGATTATTTGTGGGCCCTGGTGGAAGCACTTCTTTTGGAAGCCATCATTTACCTAACAG AGTAGGATCTGGAGCATATGAGCAGGTGGTGATAAAACGCTAG
- the EEIG2 gene encoding EEIG family member 2 isoform X4 yields MGAERGGRRGGELPRGAERAWGRPPASPRPMAFIVMKKKKFKFRVELELEELSSVPFVNGILFCKVRLLDGGSFSGESSREVVQANCVRWKKKFLFMCKISASATTGILDTCICRVSVRKELKGGKAYAKLGFADLNLAEFAGSGNTTRRCLLEGYDTKKTRQDNSILKVLINMQLMSGDPCFKTPPSTAMSIAIVGEPESLHEDRKGGENLKVVHLGMADVSSKSASVPDELGACGHSRTSSYASQQSKLSGYSTCHSRSSSLSELCHRRNTSVGSTSIGIGSILEPCEETKPKVTEANIDTSVKDVPEKLCRHPVKQDSVESQLKRVDATRVDADDIVEKILQSQDFSLDSSAEEEGLRLFVGPGGSTSFGSHHLPNRIWSI; encoded by the exons atgggagcggagcggggcggtCGGCGCGGAGGGGAGCTGCCGCGCGGCGCTGAGCGGGCGtgggggcggccgccggcgAGCCCCCGGCCCATGGCCTTCAtcgtgatgaagaagaagaagttCAAGTTCCGcgtggagctggagctggaggagctctCCTCCGTGCCCTTCGTCAACGGCATCCTCTTCTGCAAGGTGCGGCTGCTGGACGGGGGCAGCTTCAGCGGAGAGTCCTCCCG GGAGGTAGTACAGGCAAACTGTGTCCGCTGGAAGAAAAAGTTCTTATTTATGTGTAAAATCAGTGCCAGTGCCACAACGGGAATTCTGGATACTTGCATTTGCAGGGTGTCTGTACGGAAG gagTTAAAAGGAGGAAAGGCATATGCAAAG CTGGGATTTGCAGATTTAAATCTAGCAGAGTTTGCTGGATCAGGAAATACCACTCGTCGCTGTTTACTGGAAGGTTATGATACCAAAAAAACAAGACAGGATAACTCCATTCTCAAA GTTTTGATCAACATGCAGCTAATGTCTGGAGACCCATGCTTTAAAAC GCCTCCTTCCACAGCAATGTCTATAGCAATTGTTGGAGAACCAGAATCTTTGCATGAAGACAGGAAAGGTGGAGAAAACTTAAAAGTAGTACATCTGGGCATGGCAG ATGTCTCATCAAAGAGTGCTTCAGTCCCAGATGAACTTGGTGCATGTGGACATTCCAGGACATCAAGCTATGCAAGTCAGCAGTCAAAACTGTCAG GATATAGCACATGTCACTCTAGATCATCCAGCCTGTCTGAACTCTGCCACAGGAGAAACACCTCGGTGGGTAGTACCTCAATAGGAATTGGAAGCATTCTAGAGCCATGTGAAGAGACTAAGCCAAAAGTAACTGAAGCTAATATTGATACATCTGTTAAAGATGTACCAGAAAAACTCTGCAG ACATCCTGTAAAGCAAGACTCTGTGGAGTCACAGCTGAAGAGAGTTGATGCTACCAGAGTTGATGCTGATGATATAGTTGAAAAAATACTCCAGAGTCAAGACTTCAGTTTAGACTCAAGTGCAGAAG AAGAAGGTTTAAGATTATTTGTGGGCCCTGGTGGAAGCACTTCTTTTGGAAGCCATCATTTACCTAACAG GATCTGGAGCATATGA
- the EEIG2 gene encoding EEIG family member 2 isoform X5, with the protein MWNCRILPPLKTSNWIFNNKLLEVVQANCVRWKKKFLFMCKISASATTGILDTCICRVSVRKELKGGKAYAKLGFADLNLAEFAGSGNTTRRCLLEGYDTKKTRQDNSILKVLINMQLMSGDPCFKTPPSTAMSIAIVGEPESLHEDRKGGENLKVVHLGMADVSSKSASVPDELGACGHSRTSSYASQQSKLSGYSTCHSRSSSLSELCHRRNTSVGSTSIGIGSILEPCEETKPKVTEANIDTSVKDVPEKLCRHPVKQDSVESQLKRVDATRVDADDIVEKILQSQDFSLDSSAEEEGLRLFVGPGGSTSFGSHHLPNRLSSCSLESGIFFLL; encoded by the exons ATGTGGAACTGTAGAATACTACCTCCGTTAAAGACGTCAAACTGGATCTTCAATAATAAGCTGCT GGAGGTAGTACAGGCAAACTGTGTCCGCTGGAAGAAAAAGTTCTTATTTATGTGTAAAATCAGTGCCAGTGCCACAACGGGAATTCTGGATACTTGCATTTGCAGGGTGTCTGTACGGAAG gagTTAAAAGGAGGAAAGGCATATGCAAAG CTGGGATTTGCAGATTTAAATCTAGCAGAGTTTGCTGGATCAGGAAATACCACTCGTCGCTGTTTACTGGAAGGTTATGATACCAAAAAAACAAGACAGGATAACTCCATTCTCAAA GTTTTGATCAACATGCAGCTAATGTCTGGAGACCCATGCTTTAAAAC GCCTCCTTCCACAGCAATGTCTATAGCAATTGTTGGAGAACCAGAATCTTTGCATGAAGACAGGAAAGGTGGAGAAAACTTAAAAGTAGTACATCTGGGCATGGCAG ATGTCTCATCAAAGAGTGCTTCAGTCCCAGATGAACTTGGTGCATGTGGACATTCCAGGACATCAAGCTATGCAAGTCAGCAGTCAAAACTGTCAG GATATAGCACATGTCACTCTAGATCATCCAGCCTGTCTGAACTCTGCCACAGGAGAAACACCTCGGTGGGTAGTACCTCAATAGGAATTGGAAGCATTCTAGAGCCATGTGAAGAGACTAAGCCAAAAGTAACTGAAGCTAATATTGATACATCTGTTAAAGATGTACCAGAAAAACTCTGCAG ACATCCTGTAAAGCAAGACTCTGTGGAGTCACAGCTGAAGAGAGTTGATGCTACCAGAGTTGATGCTGATGATATAGTTGAAAAAATACTCCAGAGTCAAGACTTCAGTTTAGACTCAAGTGCAGAAG AAGAAGGTTTAAGATTATTTGTGGGCCCTGGTGGAAGCACTTCTTTTGGAAGCCATCATTTACCTAACAG ATTATCTTCTTGTAGTTTAGAATCAgggatattttttcttctctaa
- the EEIG2 gene encoding EEIG family member 2 isoform X1 translates to MGAERGGRRGGELPRGAERAWGRPPASPRPMAFIVMKKKKFKFRVELELEELSSVPFVNGILFCKVRLLDGGSFSGESSREVVQANCVRWKKKFLFMCKISASATTGILDTCICRVSVRKELKGGKAYAKLGFADLNLAEFAGSGNTTRRCLLEGYDTKKTRQDNSILKVLINMQLMSGDPCFKTPPSTAMSIAIVGEPESLHEDRKGGENLKVVHLGMADVSSKSASVPDELGACGHSRTSSYASQQSKLSGYSTCHSRSSSLSELCHRRNTSVGSTSIGIGSILEPCEETKPKVTEANIDTSVKDVPEKLCRHPVKQDSVESQLKRVDATRVDADDIVEKILQSQDFSLDSSAEEEGLRLFVGPGGSTSFGSHHLPNRLSSCSLESGIFFLL, encoded by the exons atgggagcggagcggggcggtCGGCGCGGAGGGGAGCTGCCGCGCGGCGCTGAGCGGGCGtgggggcggccgccggcgAGCCCCCGGCCCATGGCCTTCAtcgtgatgaagaagaagaagttCAAGTTCCGcgtggagctggagctggaggagctctCCTCCGTGCCCTTCGTCAACGGCATCCTCTTCTGCAAGGTGCGGCTGCTGGACGGGGGCAGCTTCAGCGGAGAGTCCTCCCG GGAGGTAGTACAGGCAAACTGTGTCCGCTGGAAGAAAAAGTTCTTATTTATGTGTAAAATCAGTGCCAGTGCCACAACGGGAATTCTGGATACTTGCATTTGCAGGGTGTCTGTACGGAAG gagTTAAAAGGAGGAAAGGCATATGCAAAG CTGGGATTTGCAGATTTAAATCTAGCAGAGTTTGCTGGATCAGGAAATACCACTCGTCGCTGTTTACTGGAAGGTTATGATACCAAAAAAACAAGACAGGATAACTCCATTCTCAAA GTTTTGATCAACATGCAGCTAATGTCTGGAGACCCATGCTTTAAAAC GCCTCCTTCCACAGCAATGTCTATAGCAATTGTTGGAGAACCAGAATCTTTGCATGAAGACAGGAAAGGTGGAGAAAACTTAAAAGTAGTACATCTGGGCATGGCAG ATGTCTCATCAAAGAGTGCTTCAGTCCCAGATGAACTTGGTGCATGTGGACATTCCAGGACATCAAGCTATGCAAGTCAGCAGTCAAAACTGTCAG GATATAGCACATGTCACTCTAGATCATCCAGCCTGTCTGAACTCTGCCACAGGAGAAACACCTCGGTGGGTAGTACCTCAATAGGAATTGGAAGCATTCTAGAGCCATGTGAAGAGACTAAGCCAAAAGTAACTGAAGCTAATATTGATACATCTGTTAAAGATGTACCAGAAAAACTCTGCAG ACATCCTGTAAAGCAAGACTCTGTGGAGTCACAGCTGAAGAGAGTTGATGCTACCAGAGTTGATGCTGATGATATAGTTGAAAAAATACTCCAGAGTCAAGACTTCAGTTTAGACTCAAGTGCAGAAG AAGAAGGTTTAAGATTATTTGTGGGCCCTGGTGGAAGCACTTCTTTTGGAAGCCATCATTTACCTAACAG ATTATCTTCTTGTAGTTTAGAATCAgggatattttttcttctctaa
- the EEIG2 gene encoding EEIG family member 2 isoform X6, protein MEVVQANCVRWKKKFLFMCKISASATTGILDTCICRVSVRKELKGGKAYAKLGFADLNLAEFAGSGNTTRRCLLEGYDTKKTRQDNSILKVLINMQLMSGDPCFKTPPSTAMSIAIVGEPESLHEDRKGGENLKVVHLGMADVSSKSASVPDELGACGHSRTSSYASQQSKLSGYSTCHSRSSSLSELCHRRNTSVGSTSIGIGSILEPCEETKPKVTEANIDTSVKDVPEKLCRHPVKQDSVESQLKRVDATRVDADDIVEKILQSQDFSLDSSAEEEGLRLFVGPGGSTSFGSHHLPNRLSSCSLESGIFFLL, encoded by the exons AT GGAGGTAGTACAGGCAAACTGTGTCCGCTGGAAGAAAAAGTTCTTATTTATGTGTAAAATCAGTGCCAGTGCCACAACGGGAATTCTGGATACTTGCATTTGCAGGGTGTCTGTACGGAAG gagTTAAAAGGAGGAAAGGCATATGCAAAG CTGGGATTTGCAGATTTAAATCTAGCAGAGTTTGCTGGATCAGGAAATACCACTCGTCGCTGTTTACTGGAAGGTTATGATACCAAAAAAACAAGACAGGATAACTCCATTCTCAAA GTTTTGATCAACATGCAGCTAATGTCTGGAGACCCATGCTTTAAAAC GCCTCCTTCCACAGCAATGTCTATAGCAATTGTTGGAGAACCAGAATCTTTGCATGAAGACAGGAAAGGTGGAGAAAACTTAAAAGTAGTACATCTGGGCATGGCAG ATGTCTCATCAAAGAGTGCTTCAGTCCCAGATGAACTTGGTGCATGTGGACATTCCAGGACATCAAGCTATGCAAGTCAGCAGTCAAAACTGTCAG GATATAGCACATGTCACTCTAGATCATCCAGCCTGTCTGAACTCTGCCACAGGAGAAACACCTCGGTGGGTAGTACCTCAATAGGAATTGGAAGCATTCTAGAGCCATGTGAAGAGACTAAGCCAAAAGTAACTGAAGCTAATATTGATACATCTGTTAAAGATGTACCAGAAAAACTCTGCAG ACATCCTGTAAAGCAAGACTCTGTGGAGTCACAGCTGAAGAGAGTTGATGCTACCAGAGTTGATGCTGATGATATAGTTGAAAAAATACTCCAGAGTCAAGACTTCAGTTTAGACTCAAGTGCAGAAG AAGAAGGTTTAAGATTATTTGTGGGCCCTGGTGGAAGCACTTCTTTTGGAAGCCATCATTTACCTAACAG ATTATCTTCTTGTAGTTTAGAATCAgggatattttttcttctctaa
- the EEIG2 gene encoding EEIG family member 2 isoform X3 has protein sequence MGAERGGRRGGELPRGAERAWGRPPASPRPMAFIVMKKKKFKFRVELELEELSSVPFVNGILFCKVRLLDGGSFSGESSREVVQANCVRWKKKFLFMCKISASATTGILDTCICRVSVRKELKGGKAYAKLGFADLNLAEFAGSGNTTRRCLLEGYDTKKTRQDNSILKVLINMQLMSGDPCFKTPPSTAMSIAIVGEPESLHEDRKGGENLKVVHLGMADVSSKSASVPDELGACGHSRTSSYASQQSKLSGYSTCHSRSSSLSELCHRRNTSVGSTSIGIGSILEPCEETKPKVTEANIDTSVKDVPEKLCRHPVKQDSVESQLKRVDATRVDADDIVEKILQSQDFSLDSSAEEEGLRLFVGPGGSTSFGSHHLPNSRIIIILLML, from the exons atgggagcggagcggggcggtCGGCGCGGAGGGGAGCTGCCGCGCGGCGCTGAGCGGGCGtgggggcggccgccggcgAGCCCCCGGCCCATGGCCTTCAtcgtgatgaagaagaagaagttCAAGTTCCGcgtggagctggagctggaggagctctCCTCCGTGCCCTTCGTCAACGGCATCCTCTTCTGCAAGGTGCGGCTGCTGGACGGGGGCAGCTTCAGCGGAGAGTCCTCCCG GGAGGTAGTACAGGCAAACTGTGTCCGCTGGAAGAAAAAGTTCTTATTTATGTGTAAAATCAGTGCCAGTGCCACAACGGGAATTCTGGATACTTGCATTTGCAGGGTGTCTGTACGGAAG gagTTAAAAGGAGGAAAGGCATATGCAAAG CTGGGATTTGCAGATTTAAATCTAGCAGAGTTTGCTGGATCAGGAAATACCACTCGTCGCTGTTTACTGGAAGGTTATGATACCAAAAAAACAAGACAGGATAACTCCATTCTCAAA GTTTTGATCAACATGCAGCTAATGTCTGGAGACCCATGCTTTAAAAC GCCTCCTTCCACAGCAATGTCTATAGCAATTGTTGGAGAACCAGAATCTTTGCATGAAGACAGGAAAGGTGGAGAAAACTTAAAAGTAGTACATCTGGGCATGGCAG ATGTCTCATCAAAGAGTGCTTCAGTCCCAGATGAACTTGGTGCATGTGGACATTCCAGGACATCAAGCTATGCAAGTCAGCAGTCAAAACTGTCAG GATATAGCACATGTCACTCTAGATCATCCAGCCTGTCTGAACTCTGCCACAGGAGAAACACCTCGGTGGGTAGTACCTCAATAGGAATTGGAAGCATTCTAGAGCCATGTGAAGAGACTAAGCCAAAAGTAACTGAAGCTAATATTGATACATCTGTTAAAGATGTACCAGAAAAACTCTGCAG ACATCCTGTAAAGCAAGACTCTGTGGAGTCACAGCTGAAGAGAGTTGATGCTACCAGAGTTGATGCTGATGATATAGTTGAAAAAATACTCCAGAGTCAAGACTTCAGTTTAGACTCAAGTGCAGAAG AAGAAGGTTTAAGATTATTTGTGGGCCCTGGTGGAAGCACTTCTTTTGGAAGCCATCATTTACCTAACAG